In Labrus mixtus chromosome 22, fLabMix1.1, whole genome shotgun sequence, the genomic window AATAAATTATGCATCAGAGCTTCGAAATGAAATGTGATCCCAAATGGAtgctgatgaataaataaactgacTGATGGGGCAATTAAAGGATCAGTCTTAATAACTGGATAAAAGCATCATCCCTCAATTAGTTTTTTGCACCTTCACCTTCACAACAAATTTGCCGTTGAAGGAATGCAGCCCTTCCCTCTGTCGTTGTATTTTGTATACATGCCTTCATTTCTTTACATCATATTCTAGGACTCTGGAGCCGACAGACATGGATGTAAACTTGTATTGTTGGTGGAAGTAAACCCCCGCTGGGCAGTTATTCTGGTCtgattttggtttgtttgtgctgAACTGAAGTGACCCAACATCTCCACAGTGACAGTGTTAAACAGCTTATTTTAAACTGTGGCttctcagctgtgtgtgtgtgtgcgtgtgtgtatgtgtgtttaccCTGCAGCAGGGAGGCTATGAAGGCCGTAGCAACACTGCTGGAGCAGAGCAGCACAGCGTGGCTCATCTGGAACTTCCCCTCTGGGATCCAACCGAGAACCACGGCCGCTACGGCAGCCAAGAATCCCACCACAGTggcctgaacctgaaggagaaacTATGcgtgttaaaacaaacaaacaattgtcACAGGAACAGAGGGAGATGTTCTGTGGTTTATAAACACGATTGTGAAAGTACATCACGTCCAGGTAGGAGTTTTCCTTTTCGTTACATAACATTTCCTGCTACAGATGCTGATTGCGCAACATATCAGACTAACAGCTcgtcaaaacacaacatgtgttacggtgtgtttatcagtgtgtgggTAGATGATTAGCAGAGCCTGCTCTGAGTCATACTGCACGGACAGAAATCAATAGCCCTGCTCAGACTGACATCCTTGTGGCGTGAGGGGATGAAGAGATCCCCCTCCTCTGTCAAATAtatgaaattattttaatggcaaaacaatttaaatgaaatcaGTAAATGGGCCTCTAGCAACTCCTaggaaaaataaagtgaatcatgccttttatttttagaaatctACATTATATTTTAATGGACAGGCTGAAAAACTGCAGCTGTTAGTGTGATTACCTGCTTCAGCGCCAGGTTGCCTATAATTAGATTCCACTTCTCTATGGGAGAGTCCATCTTTCCCACATTCACCTGTGTTGAGAGAAGGAGACACATTACATTCAGTGCAAAAGCAAAACAACCCAAACCAGCTACTTAAGAGTAACCTGGAACAAAACAAGCCGGCAAACATGTCATGAACATCGAGTAGAATCACTACAGCTGGAGGAGTTTTAAGAGACTGATGTCAGACGTCAGGGGCGGACTGGGATAATCATTCAGGCCTGGAGTTTGACTCCATCCCAGGCCACCTCGTCCACATACACCACTAATTGTGTAAGCTGAAGGTCCTGCACAATTACTTGCAAAGTTTGGACCTGTTAAAAGTAAAATTGTAATGCCAAATTTAAGCATGGTCTGTAATTGTGAATTATATTGCAGTTACAATATCTGTAAAATACATGCATTGTATGTTTTTTGAACACATCGTGCAGACCGAATAAATACTGTGCATGAAGCTGTAAATCATAACTTCTGGTCAGATCTAGAAAATTATATCAATCTCTCATTGATCCCGGTAAAATGTGACAAAGATTAGCTGAAGGCTAAAGTATGTTTAGACTTTCAGCAGGTAGACGGTTGCTATGTGTGTCATGAAGGACGCTATGATGTCATGTTTAGCCGACCTCAGTTGAACCCTACAGCAACCCGCTGAGCACCATATATTAACCCGAAGAGTCACACTCACATATGTTAATGCGTGCATTCAGAAAGATCTATACACTAATTCTTGCTGCTCACTTTGGCTGCACGAGGAAGACCAAATAGAACCTCAGGAAACCGGGAAATGTCCCGGTGCTTCAGACGTACAATCAGCACCTGATGCCTGTTCTCTGTCACTTTTATGACGAACTACCAAAACGTAAATGTTGTTCATCAACAGAATCTTTGCCTTAACCCTGAGATTCGACCTACAGCAGACCTTGGGCTactttagtttaaaataaagagaacTTATCATTTGTCTGTCTTCATCTTACTGCACAGAAACATTTAGATTATTGCTCCTTGTTACTTCACTCCAGGCATGGGTGAAACTGCATattttagggcgcactcacactgtGCCCAGTTGTCCCGTACGGTGCTGAAGTACAATTGCCCCACATCTGCTCAGATTAGCGTTGGGGCTGACAAATAGATCATTTATTGTTTCCTAACATGACAAACCTGTGACTCTTTCCTTCTGATTTGTGAAAAGTTCACaccaaaaaaatgtagtttggaTTAGGAATATATTCTGATTTTGGCTCAGATAAAAGGTGAAattgcattttgttttacagGGGATTTAGCGTAGCCTCCTGGATTGTTAATAAAAAGAATACTGCTTCACTGTGGTGGTCACTGAGCTTACATAAGCTTGCACTGCTCTGCATGCACAGAAGGATAAAACACAGAGTGTTTCTAAAGGTCCTATCAGACCCCTAAGCACTGCATCCCACTCCTCATGTAATGTGATAATGATCACCTTTAGCCCCTCTGTACCTGGAAGACAACAATATGTTTCAAACCGCACGGCTCGGATGACTGGAATATCATCTCCAAACTCAAGCTGAGACTCGATTAAAGCTTCCTTGAGATGTGGAGGTAAGTAGAATTTATAAATGAAACTATAATTTTTTATATCAAAGGATGATCAGATGCAGTAGATGATAACTAAGCTCCCCTGCTGATGATCTGGAAggcttcttttttcattttttttgtttgaataaaaacatttttttcatctttcaaccattttaatatttccaatgtcctttttttaagaAGATATTTTCATCAGAGTGGatgaaaacatacatttgttAATGCATTCTCTTTTTAAATGCTCAAAGCATGAACTTTCTGCAACTTATCCAGCAATGTGTCACATAAATATTGATATGTTATATCATTTGTGCAATGTCCCCTGTAGCTGTGGAGGAGCGTATAACCCCCACACTGTGAATCACTGTCTGTTTCATAGCTGAGCCTGAGGAGAACAACAGTCACGGGAAGACAAATAGTTGATCTGGACTCCACGGAGGAGGATCGGCTCACACTGAGCTCCGCTGTTAGTGTTGACACAGCGCTGTGAATGTGGAGCCTGTATGCACGGAGCCCAAAGgcaaacaaagagagacttcTGCCCCGTCACTTCTTCTGCAgtttctttctgtctgcagggTTGCAAACAGAAATGTGGAGACACTGAGTAATCTGAACAAATTCTGttggataaaaacatcatgcaCTTCTTTTCAGGACTGTAAATACCCTGGTTTGTgcagagagtttaaaaaaaggtatcaTGTGCTGCAAATGTTTGCACTCTTTGTTCTCTGAGAGGCCAAACCCGTCTCCACCTCCCCTGCTTCTTCCCATCTTCACCTCCCCCTGCTTCTGCCTGTCTCCACCTCCCCTTCTTCTGCCCGTCTCCACCTCCCTGCTTTTGCTCTGAGACGTTTAAGTGCAGCAATAAATTCCCCTTCTGACTGTTCTGTCGTCCAGGTTCCAGCAAACAGCCTCACCTCCTTCCACAGGAAATCACCCCTCACTACGCTACATCAGCAAATTCCTTCACTCGTGTCTAATCTGCAAAGCGTTTCCACCAAAGTCCACGTAAAACGCTGCAAATAATTATCTTACACTAACACTTTTCTTCAGCTTTTATAACTTCAATTTAGAATGGAGAAAGCTGTACTGTATTAGTTTTCATTCAAGGCTAAAATCCTTTCTGTGTTCTTCTTCCTTCCACCTGACAGAGAACGATAATAACAGACTCCATCAGCTGTACACTATGTCACAGAGATGACCTGTACAGAGCGGGCTCGGCCTGTtgaactgaaacacaacagcaaacaaTGATGCAactccacacaaacaaacaaacagacccCCAGAATGACATCACACCTCATGTGTACCATCCAGAGCAGCTAGAAGAGCAGGCAGTAGGCAGTAACAGATTGAGTTCACAACAAGAACAGGAAGTAAACTGAACTTGTCTTCTGCAGAAAGAGATGTGATAAAAGACTCTTGGTTTTATGTAACTACGGCAGGGTCAGCGGGCTGCACGACTTATTGCAAATTCACCGTTATGGGGAAACAAGAACTCACAATAACAGCCAAAAGTCTTAATATATTCTTTCTCACTGAGCATGCGTACATGTTGGATGGAGGCCTGGGGATAATGTTCATGCTCTCACATAATTTTGTTGTAGTCGGATGAAGGTCAAGCCGGCTATCAGCCGCGTGCAGATTAATTGTTGCCGATTtaatgatgaaaaaagaagctttttctgTCTACTTTAGATTCAGGAGAGACATGTTGAAACACAGGTATTGTGTTAAACATGGAGAAAGGCAGATAGCGGTAAAAACTTAGAGATTCACCGATTGGGAAAGTCAAGGCCGATGCCGATCCCAAGGTTTGTTTTGATGACTTCTTTTGATGTAGGACTCCCACAATGccgacattttctctcatgtttgacgatgaaaacaagtcagagtttgtccaaTAGGTGACTTAATCCACCCAATagaaacctcttctctgaatcagtagttagtTGAACTAGATGGCAACACTAAATTGATTTGGCACGACAAATAAACGTCGGCTTCTGACATCGGTTAACACCACATTTTTTGCTGATGTCTGTCGACGAGGCCGATATCGACAGATACCGACGTTAAACCAATGCAACGGTCATCcgatcattttgtgtttgtcacaCTTCCTACCGTTACGGCTACACTGAACAACTTAATCTCACTTCAAATATTTGTCTCATAACGGAACAGGCGTAGTCTGAGGTCATGATTGAGCAGATTACATTCCTGAGGAGCAAAACAACGAGCGAGTAGAGCTCCAATTAGGCTGCGGTTGGAGCTGAGGCATAAAGATGGAGGAGCCCTCGTTTGTGCAGCTCCTTTCAGATATCAACTGCTGCAGCCACACAAGCGGACTGTTTGCTGAATCATAaaagatgataataataataaatgtacatggcacttttatttatttacacgcTGAGGAAGTCATTCGAACTGAGCATAAAATATGTGGTACGTTTTGTAAGCCATGCAGCACACCAATAAATCCATAAATCCAATCCTGTGTCActctgactgagtgtgtgtgcgtgtgtttgctcACAGCTGTTGACAGCCTTGAAGCCAGCGTCATCTCCAGGTTTCCCTTGAGGCCGAGCAGAGCAGGAACCAGGATGAAGATCTCCGTGATGTAGCGGAACGCCTCCCAGTGCTGCAGACGAACACAGAGGAGTGAAACAACTCGCCTGACATTCTAGTTACTCTTTCACTAAGCCTCACATTCAAATTCGCTATCATTTAGATAAAGCAAACTTCCTCATGCGTTTGGGAAACCTTGGACTGGATCTAACAGCGTCAATGGAGTAGTTTGTCTGGCCTTTACtaaatccaatccaatccaatccactttatttatatagcacaagtttaaacaaacacaaggtttccaaagtgctgcacaagagagtaaaatagagataacaaataaataaaaatatataaaaatatgcatgtgtacacataaaacaaatacagtcacataaaacacataaaatcaacacTCTACATGGGggtaaaagccaaagaaaagaagtaggttttaagaagagttttaaaacgAGATAGAGAAGAGGCCTGCCTAATGTGCAGCGGCAGCCCATTCCAAAGCCTTGGAGCAGCAATAGCAAAAGCTCAGTCCCCTCTGAGCTTAAGCCTAGCTTTAGGGActgtcaggagcagctggtcagcTGACCTGAGAGATCGGCTAGGCATGTAGGGGTGCAGCAATTCAGAAAGGTAAGGAGGGGCAAGTCCATtcaaggctttaaaagaaaataaaagaattttaaaatgaatcctaaaatGGACGGGCAGCCAGTGAAGTGAAGCTAAAATAGGTGAGATGTGCTCATACTTGCTTGTGCCAGTTAAAAGACgtgcagcagcattttgaaccAGTTGAAGACGCGCAATGGAGGACCCACTAACCCCCATATACAGTGCATTACAGTAGTCCAGCCTAGTGGTCACAAAGGCGTGGATTACTGTCTCAAACTAAACTAAGGTATCTCTGTAATGGATCAGACTTCTGATATGACTTCTGCTCACAAGTGTCTAATTATCTAAATGGAGCAATCAGATTCAAGTTTCTGTATGAATAAACATCCACCACATCCCCCACCAAACTATTTAGAACATACACTTCCTCTGAAGCGATAACCACTGCTGAAGTGAAACCAGCTCCTGAAAGCTGAAAGTCAGCTGCAGAACATAACCTGACTTTCCTCTGACAAAAGCTTTTTGCACAGCTGTCATATTCGAGGTAGAAAGAGTCCCTcaagtttaatgtttaaattagaggctgacatttttatttgggATTTCACGGGATTGGGACGGGACAGGAACAAAAGTCTACAGGAGCGGGCAGGAGCAGGAATCATGATATCAAGAGACCAgatttacattcacacacataaatgaataaaggcttttttttttttttctatcagcgTTGGTGTCTGTTTGCTGATCAAACTTGCATGATGTATGTCGTGTGCGACGGCGCACGGTCATGCACTGTGATGCAGCCGCCGcatgaaatcaaacaacaaagGATTCAGAGAAGGCAGGTATGACTGATGTGGGAAAGGCAGAGTTGCATCATTTTTGGGGGATTAAGACTAAAGATCCTTATGACACATTACCACAGGTGAAGTGGTGTTAATACTGCCAAATCACTGGCCAAGTGTAGGAAGGTGaagtaataataaaacaatttaaaaaaccaaacaggagTTTGATGGGACCGGAGTCTTTCTAACGGGATTGGGATcagatttttgtttaattctggCCTGGGATTGGGAAgggagagtgttttttttttgtgacaacattacagagaagatccctgcagagagagagagacattcatGTTCAAtagtaagatgtttttttttcaaattagaaACAGCTGTTATAACTCCCTCATTAAAGCAACCAGATGTTATTGACTACAGTTATTTTACCTTAAGAACAGTGGAGTTGCAGGTCTACTGCTGCCTCTATGTTTTGGCTGTTTGTGGAGTTTAAGGACTGAATTCTTGCCTTTTCTTTGACCTCCTGGAATTTAAAAGGTTTACACAAATTTCCTGAAGAATTAAGAACTATATAAATATTGTAAGGCTGCGttggcatttattttttacctccAACCTGACTTGTTTGTAACCTGcgtgattgtgttttttgcccCTTTTAGACTTTGGCCTAGAGATGACATCATCTCTGCTGAGTACATGTCATGTCACAACTGTAATAAAAAATGGGCCACACTCTTAAGGTGGTTCTAACTGGACTTAGACTTTAATGCCACCCTGTCTCTAGCTGTcggtggttgttgtttgaaTAGAAGTTGTGTTGTTGCACAGCTGACCTGCACAATATCGAGCACCATTCCAGCTGAAACGGTTCCAAATCCAGCTAGCAGGAAAGGCAACAAGATCTGCAGCGCCATGGCGAGTGGTGACTCTTTGGGCATATTCTGCATATGAGTTCCCTGCCCTTCcgcctccccttcctcctcctcttcctctgcatcTGCCTCCTCCCCTGACAGCCTCCTCTCAGCCAGCATGGGCTCTGTCTCTGAGTAGCCTCCATCTCCACAGtcagatagagatagagatgacCGAGAGGCCCGGTCTAGGAGCCGCCGGCCTTCTATATGCGATGTCTCTTGTCTGTAGCCGTTCTGGAGCGGGCTGGTTTCAGGTTTAGCTCCGAGGTCCACCATGGACAGCCGCTCCTCCTGTAGTTTGGTGTATCCAGTGGGCACCATGGTCTGGAATAGAGAGGCAATCCTCCCTGAAGAAACAGGCTTCAGTGATAGAGCGCTCCAGCCTCCACCTGCTCCGCTCATACGCACAGTCAGGCTAGAGCCCAGGGATTCCCCTATAGCTCCTCCCAGGCTCTGGATACTCATGATGTGGTCTCTGGCTGCTTAGTCTCATCTCCAGTCATCCAGTCTGAGAGCGGTGTGAAAATAAGACTGAGTGAATGTGGTTTACACAGGCTCAGCTGCACCATCCATGATAGAAAAAACAGCTTCAGGGACTCGTCAGTctgaagaaaagacaacaaagaggaggaaggtgaGAGATCAGGGAAACACAGCCTGGGGCGTTACTCAAGATGTTATTACACCGTCATGACGCATCTGAGTCACTTCTTAttaagaggaaggaaaaaaagtgaagcaaGAATCTAAATAGGGAGCAGCAGATTTCAAATGAATTATAGATCACATTAAAGGAAATCCATGTGACTTTTTATAAAAAGTGAGCACATCATTCAAGGCGAGGCACGTTTGTATGAACTATTTTTTCACGTTTTAACAGTTAAAAGCAAACTACTCTTCGGCTTAGGCCTACATCATTTTCTCCTAAGGTCGCTTAAGATGTTAAGATcttaattttattttacttttaaacagGCATGTTTGTTGTTGGCACAGGCCCCAGCATAGAGCTGTATAATAAACGGCAATgtactgcaataaataaaaaagttattttatgcAAACAggcccttctttctctctcagcatTCCTGCATGTGTATGTCTTACACACTCGCACTATTTTCATGCAGTCCGATGAAACTCAGGCATGCTATCGTATCGGCTACACTCAGAGTCATCGCTGCAAATGTAGGGATAAAAACCAGTGcctgatttattttggattcacaAGAAATATGTTGCAACAGCTATATGTATAGCTTAAGCTTTCGGTTACTGAGATACATGCTCCTCACGCACATAGGTCCTGAAAtacttacacatgcacaaacaggacatgtGGACATGTATTAATGGCGAGATTTCCGCTACACACTGATTGCTGTTGgaggttcggtgccttgctcctGGGCAGTACTCGGGGAAATGCCCTggctggcacctctccagcttgCAGACCGACTTCCGTTTtgtggtccgcaccgggacttgaacccaagtccctacagactgtatgagctactgctgcccaaaATCACGCTTCATATCATTATCCACGATTGAATTGCCCTTATTTAAACCTGCATTTGTCTGGAATAACgtcctgtatttttttcatattgctAAAAGTAAATAGATCACaatttttctattttgtatCCAATATAGTCCAGGCCTTCACCATCAGAAGGGACAAACTGTGAAGTAATAGCTCGGCACATTTGGACATGGACAAACTGTGCTATCAGTAAGGAGAGGTCAATATTGgcatgaacaacaacaacaacagcaatgaACTTCCCCTGCCTTGTACCTAAACCCTACactgaataaaacaacacaagagtCCATTATAGACCAATACAGACAGTATTCATCAGAATTAGGCAGAATACACCTGTGCACGAGGTCAAATTAAACTCTTCACTTGTGCACTAATAGACAAAATTGTAGAAAACGTAAAAGGGACAAAGGTGTGACTGACAGCAGAGGATTAACGGCCCTGTATGTAAACAGTATGAATGTGGTATATGAAGCAGATGTCAtcatggggcggcagtagctcagtcagtAGGGACTTGGGTAGGGAacccggagggtcaccggttcaagtccagaagttggcctggtagctggagaggtgccagagcACTTTCTGAGTACTGCCGAGGCGCCCtagagcaaggcactgaacccccaaccgcCCTGGTgcactccctgtgtagcagccccactctgacatctctctgcatgtccacaggtcctgtttgtgcttgtgtgtgattcgggcctatgtgtgggAGAAGCATGTCCTTCACTAACCTAGTGttaaccagaatttccctcaggggattaattaagtatataaaaataaaatcatcatcattgaTTAGTACCCAAACAAATTGAGGGTAAAGATATGAAGAGTTGGCTATAACAGGGTAGTATCTATTTAACAGAGAGCTAATAGGAAGGAAGCTAATTTGCcctaataaacacatttattgtagttttttttagtgCCCAACTTTAGTTCTGTCTCTATTTCATCATTATCCAGGCCTTTAAAATTACCTGTAAGGACTCAATTCGATTTAGTGGAAGCGATTTTGTTCAGTGCCTACTTCCAGAAGAAGGTAATGTTTACAGATATCCTTAAATAGACTCGAGAAATGTTCGCTAGTTGACGATATTTGTTTATGTTAGCTGTTTTTATTACTGTGCTATGTTAGCTAGCTGTGCAGGAATCAAAACAGTAGCGCGGCTCCCTACTTTCTTCACCAGAGGAATACAGTAACCGGGGCTTTTTGAtagactaaaacaaaaacaaacttactTACTGTAGCTGTCGCCTCGTTTTGTTCATTTTCCGTAGGTTATATTTCTGCTACGGAGACATTTTACCAGGCAGGAGAAGATGCGAGTCTTCCCTGACAGACAGTCAACCAGCCACGGAGCCGCGTCACAGCAGAAGACGTGCCACCAAAGAGcgtgtagaagaagaagatggaccACTCAATCGGATAAAGATCACTCAGTCAAAAGTGTAGAGATGCAAGGACGTACAATGTTGCTACATTAAGAAAAcattacaacaaaaataaatgtacgtGTCGATGCCGGAGTTGTGATATTTTAAGTAAATTaaagcatctttaaaaaaactgattaTCATAATCTTGGTGTTGTCGAAAATTGTCAGGAGTTGCGTTGATCGCCAGTGTCGGACGGATTTTGCGCTGTAAAAATTATGCGCGTGAGATGTCTTGCTAAAATTTGGGCATTCTTTGAGTCAGAACGTTTAGAACATAAAGTGCCACCATACTGTTCCTGCGTTCACTTGATGTCGGAATAATCGGAAAAATTTGACACAAAAATGCACAGTTCTCAACCAGCTTCCAAGAAAGTTCGAGGAAAAGTTGGTGTCCGATTTGCCGATTTGAAAGACCTAACAGCCTATTACACAGAAACCAGGCAGACAAAGGGTCAATACTTGCGCGATAACCAAAGACAATCCATACCATATGTTTCAAATTAATGTGTGGCTCATTTGCTGTTTgtgttaaataattatttcaTGACATTTTGTTGTGCTACTCGACAAAattatcaagttttttttttataggaaaacaataaaataaatatttattcaaaacGTCATCCTGAATTCCGAGCAATAAGAGGAGTACCTGAATGCATGATTATTTTGACTGCACTGCGCAGCCGTAGAGTTGACCgatgattttacattttctgttgataTCAGCCGAATAAAggtatattattattattatcaaattATTGTGAAGTTGTATCATATCATTAGCATCCgtgttattaaaataaatacagtcgTTGTACATTTATCATCTAATTTCACAGTTCTGAAATTAATCCAGTCTTCCCGCCCAGTAGAGGGCgctgtataaaataaatattatgaTTATAATATGAGAGGTTTGTGGCTTCTCACCCGGATGTTGGTCTCACTCGTAACTCACATGTCGACGAAAACAGAACCGTGCGGCGTCTAAGATGGAAATAAATACGAAGAAAACGAGTTCA contains:
- the slc41a2b gene encoding solute carrier family 41 member 2, producing the protein MSIQSLGGAIGESLGSSLTVRMSGAGGGWSALSLKPVSSGRIASLFQTMVPTGYTKLQEERLSMVDLGAKPETSPLQNGYRQETSHIEGRRLLDRASRSSLSLSDCGDGGYSETEPMLAERRLSGEEADAEEEEEEGEAEGQGTHMQNMPKESPLAMALQILLPFLLAGFGTVSAGMVLDIVQHWEAFRYITEIFILVPALLGLKGNLEMTLASRLSTAVNVGKMDSPIEKWNLIIGNLALKQVQATVVGFLAAVAAVVLGWIPEGKFQMSHAVLLCSSSVATAFIASLLQGIIMVGVIVGSKKTGINPDNVATPIAASFGDLITLAILAWISQGLYKCLDSYPYVSSLVCAFFMCLTPLWIVISSKHPASRTLLYSGWEPVITAMVISSIGGLILDKTVSDPNLAGIVVYTPVINGIGGNLVAIQSSRISTHLHFHCAPGEVPEEAKGCYYPCRTFFGTGANHRSAQVLFLLVIPGHLIFLYTIHLMKSGHTTLTPIFMSVYLAAATLQVLLLLCIADWMVHSMWRSGKDPDSFSIPYLTALGDLLGTALLALSFHFLWVIGDQDSDVGD